The Solanum lycopersicum chromosome 2, SLM_r2.1 DNA window ATGAATTTCAAAGCAGGGCATTTGGTCTAGTGGTATGATTCTCGCTTTGGGTGCGAGAGGTCCCGAGTTCGATTCTCGGAATGCCCCGCTCTTTTTTATAGTAATTGCAGTTTTAAAATCAGTATTAGTAAGGTTTATATAATCtaaaatagtattattattagcgtataattcgctatacatatacaagtgtataattcgctggcctatttcgctgcaattgtataatttgctttgcatatagttgaatcgaattaaaattatatatatttttctcgctttatacaaattgtatttcactgcaattgtataattcgttggtctcagcaatttttgaagtaaaatgtttgtaaattgtataattaagtgtataacacgaagatatacatttttgcatgtgtatatatacaattttctctcgctttatacaaaacagaaacagaattatacacttctgtgtataaagcgagaatggagagtggcgagcgagattcctaggagagagacgctggcaaattttaaataattttgctatggagcacaattaaatcaaaccttaactattatatttaatttaggttattaatttgctattttatacgatttttcaaaaaaaaaaaacagggaACTACATATTGACCTTATCAACACAATTTTTCAATCCCCTTATCCTAATTTTTGTATCTCCCTCTTTCACTCTCCCAATTTCTCTTTAGCTCAGCTACAATGGCTTCCACATTATCCACAATTACCCTTCGTTCTCCCTCTCCTATTTCTCCAGCAACCGCAAGCTCCACGCACGCTTCAATTTCCTTCCCCACCAAAACCCTAGAACTTCCCATTCGCACTCCCAAACTGTACCACCGCCGGGCAACTCTCGTCCGCCCTCTCGCCGCCGTCGAAGCACCGGAGAAGGTAGTCCAGCTCGGAGATGAAATCTCCAACTTAACCCTCGCTGATGCCCAGAAACTCGTCGAGTACCTTCAGGATAAGCTTGGAGTTTCAGCCGCATCCTTCGCTCCCGCTGCCGTCGTCGCTTCCCCTGGTGGCGCAGCCGCAGATGCTCCAGCTGTGGTTGAGGAGAAGACGGAATTTGATGTAGTCATCGATGAAGTGCCGAGTAATGCTAGAATTGCGACCATTAAGGCTGTTAGGGCTTTAACAAGTTTGGCATTGAAAGAGGCTAAGGAATTGATTGAAGGATTGCCTAAGAAATTTAAGGAGGGTGTTTCCAAGGATGAGGCTGAAGATGCTAAGAA harbors:
- the LOC101253247 gene encoding large ribosomal subunit protein bL12c — protein: MASTLSTITLRSPSPISPATASSTHASISFPTKTLELPIRTPKLYHRRATLVRPLAAVEAPEKVVQLGDEISNLTLADAQKLVEYLQDKLGVSAASFAPAAVVASPGGAAADAPAVVEEKTEFDVVIDEVPSNARIATIKAVRALTSLALKEAKELIEGLPKKFKEGVSKDEAEDAKKQLEEAGAKVSIA